A single region of the Pontibacter kalidii genome encodes:
- a CDS encoding SIMPL domain-containing protein (The SIMPL domain is named for its presence in mouse protein SIMPL (signalling molecule that associates with mouse pelle-like kinase). Bacterial member BP26, from Brucella, was shown to assemble into a channel-like structure, while YggE from E. coli has been associated with resistance to oxidative stress.): MNKLYFIIIYAMLQSIVSFGQTKNFIDQPFIETAASVDTLVTPDEIYLNILINEKDTKGKSSVEELESKMEETLQKLGINTAKNLVLNDLGSNFKKYFLKGQDVLKTKVYSLKVNDAQTAGLVILELEKIEVSNIHLDRTEFSGMDQLKLALKSKAIAKAKKQAEYLVSPLNQKVGAAIYISDQSNNAVQNDLQGRVAGIVVRGYGTSTKSEPKPADIQFEKIKVESSVSVKFKLEQ, encoded by the coding sequence ATGAATAAACTGTATTTTATCATAATCTATGCGATGCTTCAGTCCATTGTAAGCTTTGGGCAGACAAAGAATTTCATAGACCAGCCATTTATAGAGACAGCTGCATCGGTAGATACGCTGGTAACTCCTGATGAAATTTACCTGAACATCTTGATCAATGAAAAAGATACAAAAGGTAAAAGTTCTGTTGAGGAATTAGAGTCCAAAATGGAAGAAACACTCCAAAAGCTGGGAATTAATACAGCTAAAAACCTCGTGCTAAATGACCTGGGGAGTAATTTCAAAAAATATTTTCTTAAAGGGCAAGATGTTCTGAAGACCAAAGTTTACTCATTGAAAGTTAATGATGCACAAACAGCAGGCCTGGTTATTTTGGAGTTGGAGAAAATCGAAGTTTCCAATATTCACCTGGACCGAACTGAGTTCTCAGGTATGGACCAACTAAAGTTGGCGCTCAAATCCAAGGCAATTGCAAAAGCCAAAAAGCAGGCAGAATACTTAGTTTCCCCCTTAAACCAGAAAGTGGGAGCTGCTATCTATATTTCCGACCAAAGCAACAATGCCGTACAAAATGACCTTCAAGGGCGAGTTGCCGGAATTGTTGTCAGGGGTTACGGAACTTCAACTAAATCAGAGCCCAAACCAGCTGATATACAATTTGAAAAAATTAAAGTAGAGAGCAGTGTAAGCGTAAAGTTTAAACTGGAACAGTAA
- a CDS encoding ATP-dependent Clp protease ATP-binding subunit, which produces MEAKFSNRVKEVISLSREEAIRLGHDYIGTEHLVLGMIREGEGTAISLLKKLGVSIDELKYALEQATRNTASQNSSITGSIPLTKQTEKVLKITYLEAKIFKSDIIGTEHLLLSILRDEDNISSQILAKFNVNYEAIRDSLDYHSNNPLASSDTDDSDDSDKLFGSSSSRSGSSASKKPGEKSRTPVLDNFGRDLTKLAEDDKLDPIVGREKEIERVAQVLSRRKKNNPILIGEPGVGKTAIAEGLALRIIQKKVSRVLFNKRVVTLDLASLVAGTKYRGQFEERMKAVMNELEKSPDVILFIDELHTIVGAGGASGSLDASNMFKPALARGEIQCIGATTLDEYRQYIEKDGALARRFQIVMVDPTTPEETMEILHNIKDKYQDHHHVNYTDKAIEACVKLSDRYMSDRFLPDKAIDILDEAGARVHINNIVVPDDILKLEEQIENIKVEKNRVVKSQKYEEAAQLRDKEKKLIDQLETAKRNWEDETKKKRYTVKEENVAEVIAMMTGIPVKRIAQNEGQKLLNMGEELKGKVIGQDKAITQLVKAIQRTRVGLKDPKKPIGSFVFLGPTGVGKTELAKVLATYLFDKEDSLVRIDMSEYMEKFSVSRLVGAPPGYVGYEEGGQLTEKIRRKPYSVVLLDEIEKAHPDVYNLLLQVLDDGILTDGLGRKVDFRNTIIIMTSNIGARDLQDFGAGIGFMSKSKQENVDDIMKGTIASALKKTFSPEFLNRLDDVIVFNSLNREHMHKIIELSLKKLFTRVEGLGYTIELTKEAKDFVAEKGYDPKYGARPLNRAIQKYIEDPIAEEILKAEVNQGDVIQVEYKEGEEKLTFTSKKSGGKKAKGASDEAEETEPTKSTDTDKTKE; this is translated from the coding sequence ATGGAAGCAAAATTCTCAAACCGAGTAAAAGAGGTCATCTCCCTTAGCCGCGAGGAAGCCATCCGGCTTGGCCATGACTACATCGGCACCGAACATTTGGTGCTGGGGATGATTCGGGAAGGAGAAGGTACGGCCATCTCTCTGCTGAAGAAGCTTGGCGTTTCGATAGATGAATTAAAGTACGCTTTAGAGCAGGCTACACGAAATACAGCATCACAAAACAGCAGCATAACGGGCAGTATCCCTCTGACGAAGCAGACCGAAAAGGTGCTCAAGATAACCTACCTGGAGGCAAAGATCTTCAAGAGCGATATTATTGGCACAGAGCATCTTCTGTTGTCCATCCTGCGGGACGAGGACAATATATCTTCTCAAATTTTAGCGAAATTTAACGTGAACTACGAAGCAATAAGAGACTCTCTGGATTATCATAGCAATAATCCGCTGGCGTCGTCAGACACTGATGATTCTGATGACTCAGACAAACTGTTTGGTAGCTCATCGTCCCGTTCTGGCAGCTCTGCAAGCAAGAAGCCAGGGGAGAAATCGCGCACCCCGGTGCTCGACAATTTTGGCCGCGACCTAACCAAGCTGGCCGAAGACGATAAGCTGGACCCGATCGTTGGTCGGGAAAAAGAGATTGAGCGTGTGGCCCAGGTATTGAGCCGCCGTAAAAAGAATAACCCGATCCTGATTGGCGAGCCGGGTGTTGGCAAAACCGCTATCGCTGAAGGACTTGCCCTGCGCATTATCCAGAAAAAGGTGAGCCGCGTGCTGTTTAACAAGCGTGTGGTTACCCTGGACCTTGCCTCTTTAGTGGCCGGCACCAAGTATAGAGGCCAGTTCGAAGAGCGTATGAAAGCCGTGATGAACGAGCTGGAGAAGTCACCGGACGTGATCCTGTTCATTGATGAGCTGCACACCATTGTGGGAGCCGGTGGCGCCTCAGGCTCTCTGGACGCCTCTAACATGTTCAAGCCAGCCCTTGCCCGTGGCGAGATCCAATGCATCGGTGCCACCACGCTGGATGAGTACCGCCAGTACATTGAGAAGGATGGTGCGCTGGCCCGTCGTTTCCAGATCGTGATGGTAGATCCTACCACGCCTGAGGAGACCATGGAGATCCTGCACAACATCAAGGACAAGTACCAGGACCACCACCATGTAAATTATACCGATAAGGCCATTGAGGCCTGTGTGAAGCTTTCGGACCGCTACATGAGCGACCGCTTCCTGCCAGACAAGGCGATCGATATCCTGGATGAGGCGGGTGCGCGCGTACACATCAACAACATCGTGGTGCCGGATGACATCCTGAAACTGGAAGAGCAGATCGAGAACATCAAGGTGGAGAAAAACCGCGTGGTGAAGAGCCAGAAGTATGAGGAGGCAGCCCAGCTGCGCGACAAGGAGAAAAAACTCATCGACCAGCTCGAAACCGCAAAACGCAACTGGGAAGACGAGACCAAGAAGAAGCGCTATACGGTAAAAGAGGAAAATGTGGCAGAGGTTATTGCCATGATGACAGGTATACCGGTGAAGCGCATCGCCCAGAACGAAGGACAGAAGCTTCTGAACATGGGCGAGGAGCTGAAAGGCAAAGTGATTGGCCAGGACAAGGCGATTACGCAGTTGGTGAAAGCCATCCAGCGTACGCGCGTAGGATTGAAAGATCCCAAGAAGCCGATTGGCTCGTTCGTGTTCCTCGGCCCTACTGGTGTAGGTAAAACGGAGCTCGCCAAAGTGCTGGCCACGTACCTGTTCGACAAGGAAGATTCGCTGGTGCGTATCGACATGAGTGAGTACATGGAGAAATTCAGCGTGTCTCGCCTGGTGGGAGCGCCTCCGGGATATGTGGGTTACGAAGAAGGTGGCCAGCTGACTGAGAAGATCCGCCGCAAGCCATACTCTGTAGTGCTGCTCGACGAGATCGAGAAAGCGCACCCGGATGTGTATAACCTGCTGCTGCAGGTGCTCGATGATGGTATCCTGACCGACGGATTGGGCCGCAAGGTTGACTTCCGTAACACGATCATCATCATGACATCCAACATCGGTGCCCGCGACCTGCAGGACTTCGGGGCTGGTATCGGTTTTATGTCGAAGAGCAAGCAGGAGAACGTGGACGACATCATGAAAGGCACTATTGCCAGCGCCCTGAAGAAAACGTTCTCGCCAGAGTTCCTGAACCGTCTGGACGACGTGATCGTGTTCAACTCACTTAACCGTGAGCACATGCACAAGATCATCGAGCTGTCGCTAAAGAAACTGTTCACGCGCGTAGAAGGCCTTGGCTATACTATCGAGCTGACGAAAGAAGCGAAAGACTTCGTGGCCGAGAAAGGCTACGATCCGAAGTACGGCGCGCGTCCGCTGAACCGGGCTATTCAGAAGTATATCGAAGACCCGATTGCGGAGGAGATACTGAAGGCCGAGGTAAACCAGGGGGACGTGATCCAGGTGGAATACAAGGAAGGCGAAGAAAAACTGACCTTCACATCCAAGAAGTCGGGCGGCAAGAAAGCCAAGGGCGCATCGGATGAGGCAGAAGAGACAGAGCCAACCAAGTCTACCGACACGGACAAGACGAAAGAGTAA
- a CDS encoding L-threonylcarbamoyladenylate synthase: MSNAAFVQIHPDNPQERKIREVVDILRNGGIIIYPTDTIYGLGCDIHNARAIERVCQIKGVKPDKVNLSFICSDLTHISDYAKIDTPTYKVMKKALPGPFTFVLNATSNVPKYASAKKKTVGIRVPDNNIALQLVKELGNPILSTSIRDDDEVLEYSTDPELIYEKYRNLVDAVIDGGPGNNIASTVVDVTNNSFEVLRPGAGDIEEYL, from the coding sequence ATGAGCAACGCAGCTTTTGTACAAATACACCCCGACAATCCACAGGAGCGAAAGATACGTGAGGTAGTGGACATACTCCGCAACGGGGGCATCATCATCTACCCTACCGATACCATCTATGGCCTTGGCTGCGACATCCACAATGCGCGCGCCATTGAGCGCGTCTGCCAGATAAAAGGCGTGAAACCCGATAAGGTGAACCTTTCCTTCATCTGCTCCGACCTTACCCACATTTCCGACTACGCTAAAATAGATACCCCCACCTACAAGGTGATGAAAAAGGCGCTGCCGGGGCCGTTTACTTTTGTGCTGAACGCCACCAGCAACGTACCCAAGTATGCCAGCGCCAAGAAGAAAACCGTGGGCATACGCGTGCCAGACAACAACATTGCACTGCAACTGGTAAAGGAGCTCGGAAACCCCATCCTCTCCACTTCTATTCGCGACGATGATGAGGTACTCGAATACAGCACCGACCCGGAGCTGATCTATGAAAAGTATAGAAACCTGGTGGATGCCGTGATAGACGGAGGACCTGGTAACAACATTGCCTCTACCGTGGTGGACGTGACCAATAACTCTTTTGAAGTACTCCGCCCTGGCGCCGGGGATATTGAAGAGTACCTTTAG
- a CDS encoding M20/M25/M40 family metallo-hydrolase: MKLKFTALAFACGLFTAASAQQVSTITQNEVTRIVSTLSDDDMQGRASFTPGIEKAAKFIQAEFQRIGLQPLPGEDDHLQTFSVYRISPDEKEAKLNGKKIKPESMFAITEKEEVEWKHKGKQKVVTIGENDDFRAVLRELNNSTEDVLVLVHPKHEEIFSRYQHYMGRGSVKQQLVEEGSKVFILTDQLQAKKYKLEVENKIEQLQLTNVGGMIEGKRKDEFVVFSGHYDHIGVQPAVEGDSIANGADDDAAGTTAMMLLADYYKKQPQPERTLLFVAFTAEEMGGFGSKYFSEQLNPDQIVAMFNIEMVGKPSKFGPNSAYLTGFERSNLGPLMQKRLEGTTYSIHPDPYPEQNLFYRSDNATLARLGVPAHTISSVQIDQDKTYHTVHDELSQLNMEHLTNMIRAIALASEGVVNGEDTPTRVDKTQVR; encoded by the coding sequence ATGAAACTAAAATTTACCGCACTAGCTTTTGCCTGCGGCCTTTTCACTGCTGCCTCAGCGCAGCAGGTAAGCACCATCACCCAGAATGAGGTTACCCGTATTGTCTCCACTCTCAGCGATGATGACATGCAGGGCCGCGCCTCCTTTACACCCGGCATCGAAAAAGCTGCCAAATTTATTCAGGCGGAGTTCCAGCGCATCGGCCTGCAGCCGCTCCCCGGTGAGGACGACCACCTGCAGACCTTTAGCGTGTACCGCATCTCCCCGGATGAAAAAGAGGCCAAGCTTAACGGCAAAAAGATAAAACCGGAAAGTATGTTTGCCATCACCGAGAAAGAAGAGGTAGAGTGGAAGCACAAGGGCAAGCAGAAGGTGGTGACCATAGGGGAGAACGATGACTTTCGGGCAGTGCTGCGCGAGCTGAATAACAGTACCGAGGATGTGCTGGTGCTGGTGCACCCCAAGCATGAGGAAATCTTTAGCCGCTATCAGCACTACATGGGCCGTGGCAGCGTGAAGCAGCAACTTGTCGAGGAAGGCAGCAAGGTGTTCATACTCACAGACCAGTTGCAGGCCAAAAAGTACAAACTGGAGGTGGAGAACAAAATAGAGCAGCTGCAGCTGACCAACGTGGGCGGCATGATTGAGGGCAAGCGCAAAGATGAGTTTGTGGTGTTCTCGGGCCACTACGACCACATCGGCGTCCAGCCCGCTGTGGAGGGCGACAGCATTGCCAACGGCGCCGACGACGATGCCGCCGGCACCACCGCCATGATGTTACTGGCTGACTACTACAAAAAACAGCCGCAGCCGGAGCGCACCTTGTTATTTGTGGCCTTCACGGCTGAGGAAATGGGCGGCTTCGGGTCCAAGTACTTCTCCGAGCAACTTAACCCTGACCAGATCGTGGCCATGTTCAACATCGAAATGGTAGGCAAACCCTCTAAGTTCGGCCCGAACAGCGCTTACCTCACCGGCTTTGAACGCTCCAACCTGGGCCCGCTGATGCAGAAACGGCTGGAAGGCACCACCTACAGCATCCACCCCGACCCTTACCCCGAGCAGAACCTGTTCTACCGCTCCGACAACGCCACGCTGGCCCGCCTCGGTGTGCCGGCCCATACGATCTCTTCGGTGCAGATAGACCAGGATAAAACCTACCACACCGTGCACGACGAGCTCTCTCAGCTCAACATGGAGCACCTGACCAACATGATCCGCGCCATTGCTCTGGCCTCTGAGGGTGTGGTGAATGGCGAGGATACGCCTACGCGGGTAGATAAGACGCAGGTGCGGTAG
- a CDS encoding AI-2E family transporter, with amino-acid sequence MDKSADINWLKWLQFTVLVSVILYFGSSLFIPLSFALLISFVLYPVCLWLEQKNFPRWAAIALCLLLLLGLIGGLGYLLVRQVLRFGEEWPQLQGKLKAAWANISLYAEDHFGIDAAKQVAWLEGMAADVASSAFALVQGVVYTSAVSLVLLVLIPIYVALILYNREALARALYSFFPKDEHQKIHQILHETITTYYNFIKGMAIVYLVVGVLNSLGLLIIGVPHAIFFGVVASVLTFIPYVGITIGAILPMAVAWITYDSMWYPLGVVLVFGVVQYLEANLIFPWAVSARLQVNMLFTLLAIVAGGILWGASGMILFIPFLAILKLIADKHHRMRPISLLLGSGKGK; translated from the coding sequence ATGGACAAAAGCGCAGACATAAACTGGCTGAAGTGGCTGCAGTTTACCGTGCTGGTTTCGGTGATCTTATACTTTGGGAGTTCGCTGTTTATCCCGCTCAGTTTTGCCCTGCTCATCAGCTTTGTGCTCTACCCGGTCTGCCTGTGGCTGGAGCAGAAAAACTTTCCGCGCTGGGCTGCCATAGCCCTCTGCCTGCTGCTGTTGCTGGGGCTGATAGGAGGGTTGGGGTATCTGTTGGTGCGCCAGGTGCTGCGTTTTGGAGAGGAGTGGCCACAGCTGCAGGGTAAGCTGAAGGCAGCCTGGGCAAACATCAGCCTGTACGCAGAAGACCATTTTGGAATAGATGCCGCCAAACAGGTGGCCTGGCTCGAGGGGATGGCGGCTGATGTGGCTTCCTCTGCCTTTGCCCTGGTGCAGGGGGTGGTCTATACCTCGGCAGTGTCGCTGGTGCTGCTGGTGCTGATCCCGATTTACGTGGCGCTTATACTTTATAACCGTGAGGCGCTGGCCAGGGCCTTGTACTCTTTTTTCCCGAAGGACGAACACCAGAAGATTCACCAGATTCTGCATGAAACCATCACCACGTACTATAACTTTATCAAAGGCATGGCCATTGTATACTTGGTGGTGGGGGTGTTAAATAGCCTGGGGCTGCTGATTATAGGTGTGCCGCATGCCATTTTCTTTGGGGTGGTCGCCTCAGTGCTCACATTCATACCTTATGTAGGCATCACCATTGGGGCCATACTTCCCATGGCAGTGGCCTGGATCACCTATGATTCGATGTGGTACCCGCTGGGGGTGGTGCTGGTGTTTGGCGTGGTGCAGTACCTGGAGGCGAACCTGATTTTCCCGTGGGCCGTGAGCGCGCGGCTGCAGGTAAATATGCTGTTTACGCTGCTGGCTATTGTGGCGGGCGGTATACTTTGGGGCGCCTCCGGCATGATCCTGTTCATTCCTTTCCTGGCCATACTTAAGCTTATTGCTGATAAGCACCACCGCATGCGGCCAATCTCGCTGCTGCTGGGCAGCGGGAAGGGCAAGTGA
- a CDS encoding GNAT family N-acetyltransferase, producing the protein MKPAVPLLQLPVAPDLYLRRATTADAPALYHIIDRDRPYLRQWLPFIDFSQDVGDTEAYLKYVSAPGNTSDLVFVIVHEQKVCGLIGFKGVDKLNKKLEIGYWLAEGKQGKGIMRRACQTLLAYAFEKLRMNRVEIRVGVGNARSSNIPKKLGFTLEGVQRQGEFLNDHFHDLEVYSLLRSEFKS; encoded by the coding sequence ATGAAACCTGCTGTCCCGCTTTTACAGCTGCCCGTAGCCCCGGACCTGTACCTGCGCCGTGCCACCACAGCCGATGCGCCTGCCTTGTATCACATCATAGACCGCGACCGGCCGTACCTGCGCCAGTGGCTGCCTTTTATAGATTTTAGCCAGGACGTGGGCGATACCGAAGCCTACCTGAAGTATGTCTCTGCGCCGGGCAATACCTCCGACCTGGTTTTCGTGATCGTGCATGAGCAGAAGGTGTGCGGCCTCATCGGGTTTAAGGGGGTGGATAAACTCAATAAGAAACTGGAGATCGGCTATTGGCTGGCCGAGGGCAAGCAGGGAAAAGGCATTATGCGCCGCGCCTGCCAAACACTGCTGGCCTATGCCTTCGAGAAACTGCGCATGAACCGTGTGGAGATCAGGGTAGGCGTGGGCAACGCGCGCAGCAGCAACATCCCCAAGAAACTGGGCTTCACGCTGGAGGGGGTACAGCGGCAAGGAGAGTTCCTGAACGACCACTTCCACGACCTGGAGGTATACAGCCTGCTCAGGAGCGAGTTTAAAAGCTGA
- a CDS encoding lysophospholipid acyltransferase family protein → MNKSINIPPLYYPLWLLLKGLSLLPLPVLYLLSDFLYLIVYYVVGYRKKVVLNNLRNAFPEKSTAEIRQIAKDFYKQFMDVVVEILKLRSMGAAEMERRIVFSNQELLDDFVQQGKTVITMGSHSCNWEWVLSAGAVQFSFPAYGIYKPLNNPFFEAFMLKTRSKLGAGLIKMKDTLRDFAANRNMPRVVAMLSDQTPLKSEITFWTTFLHQDTPFYEGAEKLAKKFKCPVLFLDVKRTKRGYYTLTFDVISDGTSDTVPITEVFAQKLEAAIRRAPANYLWTHKRWKHKRPQS, encoded by the coding sequence GTGAATAAAAGTATAAACATACCCCCGCTCTATTACCCGCTCTGGCTGCTGCTGAAAGGTTTGTCGCTGCTGCCGCTGCCGGTATTGTACCTCTTGTCCGACTTCCTGTACCTGATTGTTTACTACGTGGTGGGCTACCGCAAAAAGGTGGTGCTAAACAACCTGCGGAACGCCTTTCCGGAGAAAAGCACCGCCGAAATCCGGCAGATAGCCAAGGACTTTTACAAGCAGTTTATGGATGTGGTGGTGGAGATACTGAAGCTCCGGTCGATGGGCGCAGCTGAAATGGAGCGGCGCATTGTTTTCTCGAACCAGGAGCTGCTGGATGATTTTGTGCAGCAGGGCAAGACCGTTATTACCATGGGCTCACACTCCTGCAACTGGGAGTGGGTGCTCTCTGCCGGGGCAGTGCAGTTCAGTTTCCCAGCCTATGGCATCTATAAGCCGCTGAATAACCCGTTCTTCGAGGCCTTTATGCTGAAGACGCGCAGCAAACTAGGGGCAGGGCTGATAAAGATGAAAGATACCCTTCGCGATTTTGCCGCCAACCGCAACATGCCGCGCGTGGTGGCTATGCTCTCAGACCAGACGCCCCTTAAAAGCGAGATCACGTTCTGGACTACTTTCTTACATCAGGACACCCCTTTTTATGAAGGAGCCGAAAAGCTGGCCAAAAAATTCAAATGCCCGGTTCTGTTCCTGGATGTAAAACGTACGAAACGCGGGTATTACACGTTAACGTTCGACGTAATCTCGGATGGTACTTCAGATACAGTTCCGATTACTGAAGTTTTTGCACAAAAGCTGGAAGCTGCCATCCGCCGCGCTCCCGCCAACTACCTCTGGACCCACAAACGCTGGAAACACAAGCGGCCGCAGAGTTAG
- a CDS encoding WbqC family protein — protein sequence MILLTETMYNPPVAFFWHALRCESIQLEAHENYVKQSYRNRCHVLTAHGVQPLSVPVLRGNSQIKTPIREIEIDYSQKWQLVHWRTIQAAYGRAPYFEFYGDYLREVYERQPKYLFELNVELLKLYLKLLKLNKQLNYTEEYRIQPPADVLDLRNRVHPKIYPDNLHVIPYTQVFGKQFVPELSIIDLLFTQGPASISFLQ from the coding sequence TTGATTCTCTTAACCGAAACCATGTATAACCCGCCGGTGGCTTTTTTCTGGCACGCGCTTCGCTGTGAGAGTATACAGCTGGAGGCGCACGAGAACTACGTCAAGCAGAGCTACCGCAACCGCTGCCATGTGCTCACGGCCCACGGGGTGCAGCCGCTGAGCGTGCCGGTGCTGCGTGGCAACAGCCAGATAAAGACACCGATACGGGAAATTGAGATTGACTACAGCCAAAAATGGCAGCTGGTGCACTGGCGCACTATACAGGCGGCGTACGGACGGGCTCCTTATTTTGAATTTTATGGAGACTACCTGCGGGAGGTGTACGAGCGGCAGCCGAAATATTTGTTTGAGCTGAACGTTGAACTTTTAAAGCTTTATCTTAAATTACTAAAACTAAACAAACAGCTGAATTATACGGAGGAGTACCGGATTCAGCCCCCCGCAGACGTGCTGGACCTCAGAAACCGGGTACATCCAAAAATCTATCCTGACAATTTGCACGTAATACCATATACACAAGTATTTGGCAAACAATTTGTACCAGAGCTTAGTATAATTGACTTGTTGTTTACACAGGGGCCAGCGTCGATTTCTTTCCTTCAGTAG
- a CDS encoding endonuclease/exonuclease/phosphatase family protein — translation MITKTVYFASLLLLFCSTFVLAQTQTMRVATYNIRYDNKSDTTNAWSKRLPVIADLVQFHDFDIFGTQEVQHHQLEGMAKALPTYGYIGVGRDDGKQAGEYAAVFYKNDKYKLLKEGNFWLSETPEKPGKGWDADFPRVCTWGQFRDQHSGFEFFLFNVHFDHRGEKARQESVKLIQKKVQEIAKKAPVILLGDFNFDQHDEKYKTLTASHLKDAYETTAMRYAPRGTFNGFEATRKSDGRIDHIWLSPEFKVARYGILTDTYANGLFPSDHFPVVAEVRYEVKKK, via the coding sequence ATGATAACTAAAACGGTATACTTTGCCAGTTTGCTGCTGCTGTTTTGCAGCACTTTTGTACTTGCCCAAACCCAAACCATGCGCGTAGCCACCTACAACATCCGGTATGATAACAAAAGCGATACAACCAATGCCTGGAGCAAACGCTTGCCCGTTATCGCTGACCTGGTGCAGTTCCATGATTTCGATATTTTCGGTACGCAGGAGGTACAGCACCACCAGCTGGAGGGAATGGCAAAGGCGCTGCCGACCTATGGCTACATTGGCGTGGGCCGCGATGATGGCAAGCAGGCGGGGGAGTATGCGGCCGTTTTTTACAAGAACGACAAGTATAAACTACTCAAAGAAGGCAATTTCTGGCTCTCTGAAACCCCTGAGAAACCGGGCAAAGGCTGGGATGCCGATTTTCCGCGCGTGTGTACCTGGGGCCAGTTCAGAGATCAGCATTCGGGCTTTGAATTCTTCCTCTTCAACGTGCACTTCGACCATCGGGGCGAAAAAGCCCGCCAGGAGAGCGTGAAGCTGATCCAAAAGAAGGTGCAGGAGATTGCCAAAAAAGCACCGGTTATACTTCTCGGAGACTTCAACTTTGATCAGCACGACGAGAAGTATAAAACTCTGACAGCCTCCCACCTGAAAGACGCTTATGAGACAACCGCCATGCGTTATGCGCCGCGCGGTACTTTCAATGGCTTTGAGGCCACCCGAAAGTCTGACGGCCGCATCGACCACATCTGGCTTAGCCCTGAATTTAAAGTCGCCAGGTACGGGATTTTGACCGATACTTACGCCAATGGCCTGTTCCCTTCCGACCACTTCCCGGTGGTTGCGGAAGTAAGGTATGAGGTGAAGAAGAAGTAG
- a CDS encoding SDR family oxidoreductase, translating into MMKIGITGATGQLGRLVVDKLKEKVSSDNIVALVRSPQKASDLGVEAREADYEKPETLENALKGIDTLLLISGSEVGKRAEQHQNVIEAAKKSGVRWIVYTSLLHADTSSVSLAEEHRVTEAALKDSGIPYTLLRNGWYTENYTGSIQGALAGGAFIGSAGEGKISAATRADFADAAVAVLTGEGHQGKVYELAGDEAFTLSDLAAEISRQTGKDIPYKNLPEADYAAALTSFGLPEGLAQAIAGWDVAASHDALYDDSRQLSRLIGRPTTPLSAAVADALKGA; encoded by the coding sequence ATGATGAAGATTGGTATCACTGGAGCTACAGGGCAACTGGGCCGCCTGGTTGTAGACAAGCTCAAGGAAAAAGTATCCTCAGATAATATTGTCGCACTTGTGCGTTCACCACAGAAGGCTTCCGACCTTGGCGTGGAAGCGCGCGAAGCCGACTACGAAAAACCCGAGACGCTGGAGAACGCATTGAAAGGAATAGACACGCTGTTGCTGATTTCGGGAAGCGAGGTAGGAAAGCGCGCCGAGCAGCATCAAAACGTGATAGAAGCTGCGAAAAAATCTGGAGTGAGGTGGATTGTTTACACAAGTTTACTTCATGCGGATACTTCTTCGGTTAGTCTGGCAGAGGAGCACCGGGTAACGGAAGCGGCGCTGAAAGATTCAGGTATTCCCTACACACTCCTCCGGAACGGTTGGTACACCGAGAACTACACAGGCTCCATTCAAGGAGCACTGGCAGGCGGCGCGTTTATTGGCAGCGCAGGCGAAGGCAAGATTTCTGCCGCCACCCGTGCCGATTTTGCTGATGCGGCCGTTGCTGTTTTAACCGGTGAGGGGCACCAGGGTAAAGTATACGAGCTTGCCGGAGATGAGGCTTTCACGCTCAGCGACCTGGCCGCAGAGATCTCTAGGCAGACTGGCAAAGATATCCCCTACAAGAACCTGCCGGAGGCGGACTATGCAGCTGCCCTTACCAGCTTTGGCTTGCCCGAGGGGCTGGCGCAGGCCATTGCCGGCTGGGACGTGGCCGCCTCGCATGATGCCTTGTATGATGATAGTCGCCAGCTTTCCAGGTTAATTGGCCGCCCCACCACGCCTTTATCCGCTGCAGTGGCGGATGCATTGAAAGGGGCCTAA